Proteins from one Mycobacterium sp. EPa45 genomic window:
- a CDS encoding 3-oxoacyl-ACP reductase encodes MASDLFSQIVNSAPGALLAKQLGIPQPETLRRYKAGEPPLAGSLLIGGDGRLVEPLRAALAEDYDVVADNLGGRWADSFGGLVFDATGITEPAGLRGLYEFFTPLLRNLGPSGRVVVVGTTPDHTDNANERIAQRALEGFTRSLGKELRRGATVSLVYLSPAAKPAATGLESTLRFLLSGKSAYVDGQVFYVGADDSTPPADWDKPLDGKVAIVTGAARGIGATIAEVFARDGAKVVAIDVESAHDALGETAAKVGGTALPLDVTAEDAVDKITEHLREHYSDHNGGRADILVNNAGITRDKLLANMDDARWDSVMAVNLLAPQRLTEGLVENGSIGEGGRVIGLSSMAGIAGNRGQTNYATTKAGMIGLTQALAPSLAEKGITINAVAPGFIETAMTAAIPLATREVGRRLNSLYQGGKPVDVAEAIAYFASPASNAVTGNTIRVCGQAMLGA; translated from the coding sequence GTGGCTTCCGACCTCTTCTCGCAGATCGTCAACTCAGCGCCGGGCGCGCTGCTGGCCAAGCAGCTCGGCATTCCGCAGCCGGAGACGTTGCGCCGGTACAAGGCGGGTGAGCCGCCGTTGGCCGGCTCGCTGCTGATCGGCGGCGACGGCCGCCTGGTCGAGCCGCTGCGCGCCGCCCTCGCCGAGGACTATGACGTGGTGGCCGACAATCTGGGCGGTCGCTGGGCCGACTCGTTCGGCGGGCTCGTCTTCGACGCCACCGGCATCACCGAGCCGGCCGGGCTGCGCGGCCTCTACGAGTTCTTCACCCCGCTGCTGCGCAATCTCGGACCGTCCGGACGCGTCGTCGTGGTGGGCACCACGCCGGACCACACTGACAACGCCAACGAACGCATCGCGCAGCGCGCTCTGGAAGGGTTCACCCGATCACTGGGCAAGGAGCTCCGCCGCGGAGCGACGGTGTCGCTCGTCTACCTCTCGCCGGCGGCGAAACCCGCCGCGACCGGGTTGGAGTCGACGCTGCGGTTCCTGCTGTCGGGTAAGTCGGCCTACGTCGACGGCCAGGTCTTCTACGTCGGGGCCGACGACTCCACCCCGCCGGCCGACTGGGACAAGCCGCTGGACGGCAAGGTCGCCATCGTCACCGGCGCGGCCCGCGGCATCGGCGCCACGATCGCCGAGGTGTTCGCCCGCGACGGTGCCAAGGTCGTCGCGATCGATGTCGAGTCAGCGCATGACGCGCTGGGTGAGACCGCGGCGAAAGTCGGTGGCACTGCCCTGCCGCTGGACGTCACCGCCGAGGACGCAGTGGACAAGATCACCGAGCATCTGCGCGAGCACTACTCCGACCACAACGGCGGCCGAGCCGACATCCTGGTCAACAACGCCGGCATCACCCGCGACAAGCTGCTGGCCAACATGGACGACGCCCGCTGGGACTCGGTGATGGCGGTCAATCTGCTTGCTCCGCAACGGCTTACCGAAGGCTTGGTCGAGAACGGCAGCATCGGTGAGGGCGGTCGGGTGATCGGGCTGTCCTCGATGGCCGGCATCGCAGGCAACCGCGGCCAGACCAACTACGCGACCACCAAGGCCGGCATGATCGGGCTCACCCAGGCGCTGGCGCCGTCGCTGGCGGAGAAGGGCATCACGATCAACGCCGTCGCACCCGGATTCATCGAGACCGCGATGACCGCCGCGATCCCGCTGGCCACCCGTGAGGTCGGCCGACGGCTGAATTCGCTGTACCAGGGCGGCAAGCCGGTCGACGTCGCCGAAGCCATCGCCTACTTCGCCAGCCCGGCATCGAATGCCGTGACCGGCAATACGATCCGGGTCTGCGGCCAGGCCATGCTGGGGGCCTAA
- a CDS encoding DUF2613 domain-containing protein, whose protein sequence is MTRFVVPAAASIVVGLLLGAAAIFGVTLMIQQDTKPPLSPGDPASSVLNRVEYGNRG, encoded by the coding sequence ATGACCCGGTTCGTGGTTCCTGCCGCTGCCAGCATCGTGGTCGGTCTGCTGCTCGGGGCCGCCGCGATCTTCGGCGTGACGTTGATGATCCAGCAGGACACCAAACCGCCGCTGTCGCCTGGCGACCCCGCGTCGTCGGTGCTGAACCGCGTCGAGTACGGCAACCGCGGCTAG
- a CDS encoding MarR family winged helix-turn-helix transcriptional regulator, with the protein MNHGDADRLHALFMDLVRVAGLIRPEQEIPGFPISMSQAFAVHELDTAVPLSQRELADRLRLEKSTVSRLVADLERLGLVERERDPASLRTKRLRLTSEGRALHARIGANYAEQFRSWAARLSAAESAALLVGLPALIRVVRETMPDGVSATNPS; encoded by the coding sequence ATGAATCACGGCGACGCCGATCGGCTTCATGCCCTGTTCATGGATCTGGTCCGGGTGGCCGGTTTGATCCGGCCCGAACAGGAGATTCCAGGGTTTCCGATCTCGATGTCGCAGGCTTTCGCCGTGCACGAGCTCGACACCGCTGTTCCACTGTCGCAGCGCGAACTGGCCGACCGGCTGAGACTGGAGAAGAGCACGGTCAGCCGGTTGGTTGCCGATCTCGAGCGATTGGGGCTGGTCGAGCGTGAACGCGACCCGGCCAGCCTGCGCACCAAGCGCTTGCGGCTCACCAGTGAGGGGCGGGCGCTGCACGCCCGGATCGGGGCGAATTACGCCGAGCAGTTCCGCTCCTGGGCGGCCCGACTCAGCGCCGCGGAGTCCGCGGCCCTGCTGGTCGGACTGCCCGCACTCATCCGCGTCGTGCGCGAGACGATGCCGGACGGCGTCTCGGCGACTAACCCGTCGTGA
- a CDS encoding glycoside hydrolase family 3 N-terminal domain-containing protein, with protein sequence MPTRLFSIRGVTALSASALLFVGCSSPAQRPAASSSAPVSAPSSASTVPLAGPVPAPGTPAPPACGAGPELLGSMSTRDKLAQVLMVGVKSAADARNVVDTYHVGGIFVGSWTDLSMLTDGSLADYANAGPLPLAVSVDEEGGRVERLSKLIGEAPSARVLAQTQTPEQVYQQALDRGRKIHDLGITIDFAPVVDVTDAADDTVIGDRSFSNDPAKVTEYAGAYARGLRDAGLLPVLKHFPGHGHGSGDSHTAGAVTTPALDALKSNDLIPYRTLTTEAPVAVMIGHLEVPGLTGTTPASLSAAAVGLLRSGGYGGPGFDGPVFSDDLSSMAAIADRYGVAEAVLRSLQAGTDVALWVTTDEVPAVLDRLEKAVNAGELSLPAVETSVLRMARLKGQSPRCGG encoded by the coding sequence ATGCCCACACGCCTGTTCTCGATTCGCGGAGTCACGGCCCTGTCGGCGTCGGCGCTGCTGTTCGTCGGCTGCTCAAGCCCTGCGCAACGCCCGGCGGCCTCGTCGTCGGCGCCGGTCAGTGCGCCGTCGTCGGCCAGCACGGTGCCGTTGGCCGGGCCGGTCCCGGCGCCCGGCACCCCGGCGCCGCCCGCCTGCGGAGCCGGCCCGGAGTTGCTGGGTTCGATGTCGACGCGCGACAAGCTGGCGCAGGTGTTGATGGTCGGGGTGAAGAGCGCGGCCGACGCCCGCAACGTGGTGGACACCTACCACGTCGGCGGTATCTTCGTCGGCAGCTGGACCGACCTGTCGATGCTGACCGACGGCTCGCTGGCCGACTACGCCAACGCGGGCCCGCTGCCGCTGGCCGTCAGCGTGGACGAAGAAGGCGGCCGAGTGGAGAGGCTGTCCAAGCTGATCGGCGAGGCCCCGTCGGCGCGGGTGCTGGCCCAGACTCAGACGCCCGAACAGGTGTATCAGCAGGCCCTCGACCGCGGCCGCAAGATCCACGACCTCGGCATCACCATCGACTTCGCGCCGGTGGTCGATGTCACCGACGCCGCCGACGACACCGTGATCGGGGACCGGTCGTTCTCCAACGATCCAGCCAAGGTGACCGAGTACGCCGGGGCGTACGCGCGTGGCCTGCGCGACGCCGGTCTCCTCCCGGTCCTCAAGCATTTCCCCGGTCACGGGCACGGGTCGGGCGACTCGCACACCGCCGGGGCGGTCACCACCCCGGCACTGGATGCGCTGAAGAGCAACGACTTGATTCCGTACCGCACGCTGACGACGGAAGCCCCCGTCGCGGTCATGATCGGCCACCTCGAGGTGCCGGGGCTGACCGGGACGACGCCGGCCAGCCTGAGCGCCGCGGCGGTAGGCCTGCTGCGCAGCGGCGGCTACGGCGGACCGGGCTTCGACGGACCCGTCTTCAGTGACGACCTGTCCAGCATGGCGGCCATCGCCGACCGGTACGGCGTCGCCGAGGCGGTCCTGCGCAGCCTGCAGGCCGGCACCGATGTCGCGCTGTGGGTGACCACCGACGAGGTGCCCGCGGTGCTCGACCGGCTGGAGAAGGCGGTCAACGCCGGTGAGCTGTCGCTGCCCGCCGTCGAAACTTCGGTGCTGCGAATGGCGCGTCTGAAGGGGCAAAGTCCGCGCTGCGGCGGTTAG
- a CDS encoding TetR/AcrR family transcriptional regulator, whose protein sequence is MAGGTKRLPRAVREQQMLDAAVQMFSVNGYHETSMDVIAGEAQISKPMLYLYYGSKEELFGACLARELSRFIEAVREDIDLKQSPHDLLRSVILSVLQYIDANRASWIVLYTQATSSQAFAHTVREGREKIIDMVARLLEAGTRNPEPSTDFHMMAVALVGAGEAVATRVSTGDADVDEAADMLINLFWRGLKGAPSDKETTSVTTG, encoded by the coding sequence ATGGCGGGTGGCACCAAGCGGTTGCCCCGTGCCGTGCGGGAGCAGCAGATGCTCGACGCCGCTGTACAGATGTTCTCGGTCAACGGTTATCACGAGACGTCGATGGACGTCATCGCCGGCGAGGCGCAGATCTCCAAACCGATGCTCTATCTGTATTACGGCTCCAAGGAAGAACTGTTCGGGGCCTGCCTGGCCAGAGAACTCAGCCGCTTCATCGAAGCGGTGCGCGAGGACATCGACCTCAAGCAGAGCCCGCATGACCTGTTGCGCAGCGTCATTCTGTCGGTGCTGCAGTACATCGACGCCAACCGCGCGTCCTGGATCGTGCTCTACACCCAGGCCACCAGCTCGCAGGCGTTCGCGCACACCGTTCGCGAAGGCCGCGAGAAAATCATCGACATGGTCGCCAGGCTGCTGGAAGCCGGCACTCGAAACCCGGAGCCCAGCACCGACTTTCACATGATGGCCGTCGCACTTGTGGGCGCCGGCGAGGCCGTCGCGACGCGCGTCAGCACCGGTGACGCCGACGTCGACGAGGCCGCCGACATGTTGATCAACCTGTTCTGGCGCGGACTCAAGGGCGCGCCGTCCGACAAAGAGACCACGTCGGTCACGACGGGTTAG
- a CDS encoding alpha-(1->3)-arabinofuranosyltransferase: MEAPITTPPLSRRWLGGAFLVALVLAFAQSPGMISPDTKLDLTANPLRFLARAANLWNSDLPFGQAQNQAYGYLFPHGAFFLLGDILGLPGWVTQRIWWALLLTAGFWGLLRVAEALNDGRGIGTRSSRIIAAVAFALSPRVLTTLGSISSETLPMMLAPWVLLPVILALRGGDGAAGPATLGRSRSLRVLAGRAGLALALMGAVNAVATLTGCLPAIIWWLCHRPNRTWLRFTAWWLLASALAVTWWVVALLLLGRISPPFLDFIESSGVTTQWASLTEMLRGTDSWTPFVAPNATAAAELVTQPAMVLASTLVAAGGMAGLALRSMPARGRLITMLLIGVVLLGLGYSGGLGSPVAHEVQAFLDAAGAPLRNVHKLEPVIRLPLVLGLAHLLNRIPLPGSAPRPVWVRAFAHPENDKRVAVGIVVMAALMVATSMAWTGRLTPPGAFRAIPDYWHQAADWLTEHNTGHPTPGRVLVVPGAPFATQVWGNSHDEPLQVLGESPWGVRDSIPLTPPQTIRALDSVQRLFAAGRPSAGLADTLTRQGISYVVVRNDLDPDKSRSARPLLVHRAIDGSPGLQKVAQFGEPVGPGTLDGFISDSGLRPRYPAIEIYHVGAQENPGAPYLTDAGRMARVDGGPESLLRIDERRRLLGQPPLGPMLLTSDAQRAGLPVPVVTVTDTPVAREIDYGRVDDHSSAARAEGDHRNTFNRVPDYPVPGAKPVHGAWTGGRLSASSSSSDATALPNVAPASGPTAAIDGDSATAWVSNSLQAAIGQWLQIDFDRPVTNATLTLTPSATAVGAQVRRLQVSTENGTTTVRFDEPGKPLTVALPYGESPWVRITAVGTDDGSSGVQFGITDLSVTQFDASGFAHPVNIRHSVAVPGPPGGSAVAAWDLGSELLGRQGCADSPDGVHCAASMSLAPEEPVTLSRTLTVPKAIEVKPTVWVRARQGPHLADLIAQPGTVRSRADADLIDVDGSAYAATDGDPRTSWTAPQSVVQHRSAPTLTLTLPKPTDVTGLVLTPSSSQLPTHPTMVAIDLGDGPQVRRLDGGAQTVALHPRMTDTVRISLLNWNDVIDRTALGFDQLKPPGLAEVAVLGPDGKPVAAADAAVNRKRAIEIPCGQGPIVAVSGRFVQTSVTTTVGALLDGEPVPARACDPAPIALPAGDQELLISPGSAFVVDGAQLSGPLASQITTAPTTPADIRSWGADRREINVARAPTARVLVVPESVNPGWVAHLPDGVTLTPVIVNGWQQGWVVPAGEQGTITVSFPSNRAYRIGLAVGLSLLPLLLLLTLVPPRRPTPPWEPARPWAPHLLGGVGVMAAGGLIAGVGGLVVFGIAMVLGYLLRDRARLRDRVTLAASACGLIAAGALLARYPWRSVDGYIGHSPWVQLPALIAVGALAASGLSPGRFAARRERTDSETTEGTSISR; the protein is encoded by the coding sequence ATGGAGGCGCCCATCACGACTCCGCCGCTGTCGCGGCGTTGGCTCGGCGGTGCCTTCCTCGTCGCGCTGGTGCTGGCCTTCGCGCAGTCGCCGGGCATGATCTCCCCCGACACCAAGCTCGACCTGACCGCCAACCCCCTGCGCTTCCTGGCTCGCGCGGCGAATCTGTGGAACAGCGACCTGCCGTTCGGGCAGGCGCAGAACCAGGCGTACGGCTACCTCTTTCCGCACGGTGCGTTCTTCCTGCTCGGCGACATCCTCGGGCTGCCCGGCTGGGTCACCCAGCGGATCTGGTGGGCGCTGCTGCTGACCGCCGGCTTCTGGGGGCTGCTGCGGGTGGCCGAGGCTTTGAACGACGGCCGGGGCATCGGCACCCGCTCGTCGCGCATCATCGCCGCCGTCGCCTTCGCCCTCTCACCGCGGGTGCTGACGACGCTGGGGTCGATCTCGTCGGAGACGCTGCCGATGATGCTGGCGCCGTGGGTGCTGCTGCCGGTGATCCTGGCGTTGCGCGGGGGTGACGGAGCCGCTGGGCCCGCGACGTTGGGCCGAAGCAGGTCCTTGCGGGTGCTGGCCGGGCGGGCCGGGCTGGCGCTGGCCTTGATGGGCGCGGTCAATGCGGTCGCGACGCTCACCGGCTGCCTGCCGGCGATCATCTGGTGGCTGTGCCATCGGCCCAACCGCACTTGGCTGAGGTTCACCGCGTGGTGGCTGCTGGCGTCGGCGCTGGCGGTCACCTGGTGGGTGGTCGCGCTGCTGCTGCTCGGCCGGATCAGCCCACCGTTCCTCGACTTCATCGAATCCTCCGGGGTCACCACGCAGTGGGCATCGCTGACCGAGATGCTGCGTGGCACCGACAGCTGGACTCCGTTCGTCGCGCCGAACGCCACTGCGGCCGCCGAACTGGTGACCCAGCCGGCCATGGTGCTGGCCTCCACGCTGGTCGCCGCGGGCGGGATGGCCGGGCTTGCGTTGCGCTCGATGCCGGCCCGCGGCCGGCTGATCACCATGCTGCTGATCGGTGTGGTGCTGCTCGGTCTCGGCTACTCCGGCGGGCTAGGCTCCCCGGTGGCGCATGAGGTGCAGGCGTTCCTCGACGCGGCGGGCGCGCCGCTGCGCAACGTGCACAAGCTCGAACCGGTCATCCGCCTCCCGCTGGTACTGGGGCTGGCGCACCTGCTCAACCGAATCCCGCTGCCCGGCAGCGCACCCCGGCCGGTGTGGGTTCGCGCGTTCGCGCATCCCGAGAATGACAAGCGGGTGGCGGTCGGCATCGTGGTCATGGCCGCGCTGATGGTGGCCACGTCGATGGCCTGGACCGGCCGGCTCACCCCGCCGGGTGCGTTCCGCGCGATCCCCGACTACTGGCACCAGGCCGCGGACTGGCTGACCGAGCACAACACCGGTCACCCCACCCCGGGCCGGGTGCTGGTGGTCCCCGGCGCGCCGTTCGCCACCCAGGTCTGGGGCAACAGCCACGACGAACCGCTCCAGGTACTCGGCGAAAGCCCTTGGGGTGTACGCGATTCCATCCCTCTTACCCCACCGCAGACGATACGGGCGCTGGACTCGGTGCAGAGACTGTTCGCCGCGGGCCGACCGTCGGCCGGGCTGGCCGACACGCTGACCCGCCAGGGCATCTCCTATGTCGTCGTGCGTAACGACCTCGATCCGGACAAGTCACGGTCGGCGCGCCCACTGCTGGTGCACCGCGCCATCGACGGCTCACCAGGGCTGCAGAAGGTCGCGCAGTTCGGCGAACCGGTCGGACCGGGCACCCTGGACGGGTTCATCAGCGACAGCGGGCTGCGCCCACGATATCCAGCCATCGAGATCTATCATGTTGGTGCGCAAGAAAATCCAGGGGCGCCGTATCTGACGGACGCAGGTCGCATGGCCCGGGTCGACGGCGGCCCCGAGTCGCTGCTGCGCATCGACGAACGCCGCAGGCTGCTCGGCCAGCCGCCGCTGGGTCCGATGCTGTTGACCTCGGACGCCCAGCGCGCCGGACTTCCCGTGCCGGTGGTGACCGTGACCGACACCCCGGTCGCCCGGGAAATTGACTACGGCCGCGTCGACGACCACTCGTCAGCGGCAAGGGCCGAGGGCGACCACCGCAACACCTTCAACCGGGTGCCCGACTACCCGGTTCCCGGCGCAAAGCCTGTGCACGGCGCCTGGACCGGGGGGCGGCTGTCCGCGTCGAGCTCGTCCTCGGATGCCACCGCGCTGCCCAATGTCGCGCCGGCCAGCGGACCCACCGCCGCGATCGACGGCGACTCGGCCACCGCGTGGGTGTCCAACTCGCTACAAGCCGCAATCGGGCAGTGGCTGCAGATCGACTTCGACCGTCCCGTCACCAACGCGACGCTGACGCTCACCCCGAGCGCCACCGCCGTCGGCGCCCAGGTCCGGCGACTGCAGGTGTCCACCGAAAACGGCACCACCACAGTTCGTTTCGACGAACCCGGCAAACCGCTGACCGTCGCCCTGCCATACGGGGAGTCGCCGTGGGTGCGGATCACCGCGGTCGGCACCGACGACGGCTCGTCCGGGGTGCAGTTCGGCATCACCGATCTGTCGGTCACCCAGTTCGATGCGTCCGGCTTCGCCCATCCCGTGAACATCCGGCACAGCGTCGCCGTACCCGGGCCGCCCGGCGGATCCGCCGTCGCCGCTTGGGATCTGGGCTCCGAACTGCTCGGCCGGCAGGGCTGTGCCGATTCACCCGACGGTGTGCACTGTGCGGCGTCGATGTCACTGGCCCCAGAGGAGCCGGTCACCCTGAGCCGCACCCTGACGGTGCCCAAGGCGATCGAGGTCAAGCCCACGGTCTGGGTGCGCGCCCGGCAGGGACCGCACCTGGCAGACCTCATCGCCCAGCCGGGCACCGTCCGCTCGCGTGCCGACGCCGATCTGATCGACGTCGACGGCTCGGCCTACGCGGCCACCGACGGCGACCCGCGCACCTCGTGGACCGCGCCGCAGAGTGTGGTGCAGCACCGGAGTGCGCCGACCCTGACGCTGACGTTGCCGAAGCCCACCGACGTCACCGGCCTGGTGCTGACCCCGAGCTCCTCGCAGCTGCCAACACATCCGACGATGGTGGCGATCGACCTGGGCGACGGGCCGCAGGTTCGCCGGCTCGACGGCGGTGCCCAAACCGTGGCCCTGCATCCGCGGATGACCGATACCGTCCGGATCAGTCTGCTGAACTGGAATGACGTGATCGACCGCACCGCATTGGGTTTCGATCAGCTGAAGCCGCCCGGTCTGGCCGAGGTGGCGGTGCTGGGTCCAGATGGTAAGCCCGTCGCCGCCGCCGACGCCGCCGTCAACCGCAAGCGCGCCATCGAGATCCCGTGCGGTCAGGGTCCGATCGTCGCGGTCTCGGGCCGGTTCGTACAGACCTCGGTGACGACCACGGTCGGGGCGCTGCTGGACGGCGAGCCGGTCCCGGCCCGCGCGTGTGACCCGGCGCCGATCGCCCTGCCGGCCGGTGATCAGGAGCTGTTGATCAGCCCCGGCTCGGCGTTCGTCGTTGACGGGGCTCAGCTGTCCGGCCCACTGGCAAGCCAAATCACCACAGCCCCAACGACTCCCGCCGACATCCGCAGCTGGGGCGCCGACCGCCGCGAGATCAACGTCGCGCGGGCGCCCACCGCACGGGTGCTGGTGGTCCCGGAGAGCGTGAACCCGGGGTGGGTGGCGCACCTGCCCGACGGGGTCACGCTCACCCCGGTGATCGTCAACGGTTGGCAGCAGGGCTGGGTGGTGCCGGCCGGTGAGCAGGGCACGATCACGGTCAGCTTCCCGTCGAACCGGGCCTACCGGATCGGTCTGGCCGTCGGACTGTCCTTGCTGCCGCTGCTCCTGCTGCTGACGTTGGTGCCGCCGCGCCGACCGACGCCCCCGTGGGAGCCGGCCCGGCCGTGGGCGCCGCATCTGCTAGGGGGCGTGGGCGTCATGGCCGCCGGGGGGCTGATCGCGGGTGTCGGCGGCCTGGTGGTGTTCGGGATCGCGATGGTGCTTGGTTATCTGCTGCGTGACCGGGCCCGGTTGCGCGACCGGGTGACACTGGCCGCCAGCGCTTGCGGGCTCATCGCGGCGGGCGCGCTGCTGGCGCGTTACCCGTGGCGGTCGGTCGACGGCTATATCGGCCACTCCCCCTGGGTGCAGTTGCCTGCCCTGATCGCAGTCGGTGCGCTGGCCGCCTCGGGACTGTCCCCGGGTCGCTTCGCTGCCCGACGGGAGCGAACTGACAGCGAAACCACCGAGGGCACAAGCATTTCCCGTTAA
- a CDS encoding MaoC/PaaZ C-terminal domain-containing protein → MLRAAAGSLPFIPRGDHLPNRTLTVADLSIDPSNVAAYASVTGLRFGDTLPLTYPFVLAFPTVMALITGFDFPFAAMGAVHVENEITRYRPIAVTDALNLKVHAENLREHRKGLLVDVVTDIHVGNERAWHQVTTFLHQQRTSLSGGPKAEPPKRPKLPPPNTILRISPGQIRRYASIGGDHNPIHTTPIGAKLFGFPTVIAHGMFSAAAVLANIEAQVPDAVRYSVKFGKPVILPATAGLYVDRVSDGWDLSLRNLSKGYPHLTGTVRGL, encoded by the coding sequence ATGCTGCGCGCCGCCGCGGGCTCGCTGCCGTTCATCCCGCGTGGTGATCATCTGCCCAACCGCACCCTGACCGTTGCGGACCTGTCCATCGACCCGTCGAACGTCGCCGCCTACGCGTCGGTCACCGGCCTGCGCTTCGGTGACACCCTCCCGCTGACCTACCCGTTCGTGCTGGCATTCCCGACCGTGATGGCGCTGATCACCGGTTTCGACTTCCCGTTCGCGGCAATGGGTGCGGTGCACGTGGAGAACGAGATCACCCGGTACCGCCCGATCGCGGTCACCGACGCCCTCAATCTGAAGGTGCACGCCGAAAATCTTCGCGAGCACCGCAAGGGTCTGCTGGTCGACGTCGTCACCGACATTCACGTGGGCAACGAGCGTGCCTGGCATCAGGTGACGACGTTCCTGCACCAGCAGCGCACCAGCCTGTCCGGCGGCCCCAAGGCGGAGCCGCCGAAGCGGCCGAAATTGCCGCCGCCCAACACGATTCTGCGGATCAGCCCCGGCCAGATCCGGCGCTACGCGTCGATCGGCGGCGACCACAACCCGATCCACACCACCCCGATCGGCGCCAAGCTGTTCGGCTTCCCCACCGTAATCGCACACGGAATGTTCAGTGCGGCAGCGGTTCTGGCGAACATCGAGGCTCAGGTACCTGATGCCGTGCGCTACTCGGTGAAGTTCGGCAAGCCGGTCATCCTGCCGGCCACCGCCGGTCTGTATGTCGACCGGGTGTCCGACGGCTGGGACCTGTCGCTGCGCAACCTGTCGAAGGGCTACCCGCACCTCACCGGAACGGTTCGCGGGCTGTAG
- a CDS encoding class I SAM-dependent methyltransferase has translation MRVHHHGNCPGVFSGRGSRIYDLVARKLLRGLYERIADDLVDVLPDGAAVLDVGTGPGALVAELARRRSDLHLVGVDLSADMVSAAQHNLEEFGDRASAQHGDVTDLPFAADTFDLVVTSFSSHHWDDPAAAVPEIARVLRPGGRLYIYDFGFAPLHVIAETAHSRGLFASNPIRTTRIRTGVLFPRRCTRQVLTA, from the coding sequence ATGCGAGTCCACCATCACGGCAACTGCCCGGGCGTCTTCTCCGGCCGGGGCAGCCGAATCTACGACCTGGTTGCCCGGAAACTGTTGCGAGGTTTGTACGAGCGGATCGCCGACGATCTCGTCGACGTCCTGCCCGACGGGGCGGCGGTCCTGGATGTGGGGACCGGCCCGGGGGCGCTGGTGGCGGAACTGGCCAGGCGGAGGTCGGATCTGCACCTGGTCGGGGTAGATCTGTCGGCCGACATGGTCAGCGCCGCTCAACACAATCTTGAGGAGTTCGGCGATCGAGCGTCGGCACAACATGGCGACGTCACCGACTTGCCGTTCGCCGCTGACACTTTCGATCTCGTCGTCACCTCGTTCAGCTCGCATCATTGGGACGACCCCGCCGCGGCGGTTCCAGAAATCGCACGGGTGCTGCGGCCCGGCGGGCGGCTGTATATCTACGACTTCGGCTTCGCGCCGTTGCACGTCATTGCCGAAACCGCGCACAGCCGAGGGCTGTTCGCCTCGAATCCAATTCGCACCACGCGGATCCGTACCGGTGTGCTGTTCCCGCGACGCTGTACGCGCCAGGTGTTGACGGCCTGA